The Astyanax mexicanus isolate ESR-SI-001 chromosome 20, AstMex3_surface, whole genome shotgun sequence genome contains a region encoding:
- the nup155 gene encoding nuclear pore complex protein Nup155 isoform X1: MPSSLGPSSMAAAQQEALENSGRLIDRHLQEDRCFPDLSELLNVPSHNMPSLSGVSDMDYPLQGPGLISVPNLPELSAVRRVPLPPELVEQFSHMQCNCMMGVFPEISRAWLTIDNDLFMWNYEDGGDVAYFDGLSETILSVGLVKPKEGIFQPHIHFLLVLATPVDVVILGLSFPKAHTGLNDSMSGAMQLLPDPLYSIPTDNTYMLAITSTDLGRIFLAGKDGCLYEIAYQAEAGWFSQRCRKINHSKSSLSFLIPSLLQFSFSEDDPVVQIAIDNSRNTLYTRSEKGVLQVYDLGADGQGMSRVAAMSLNAIVSAAGNIARTIDRSVFKPIVQIAVIDRSESSDCQLLAVTHAGVRLYFSTSPFAPPNARQTTARPSLLALVHVRLPPGFSASSTLQKPSKVHKALYNKGVLLMAASETEDSDILWCINHDSFPFKKPLMEAQMTSNIDGHSWALCSIDDAKSPRILTPLNKDFIPLTDSPVVVQQHNIPPQKFVLLSAQGSHIFHKLRPVDQLRHLLVSSGGGESEEIERFFKLHREEQACATALILACSNAACDREVSVWATRAFFRYGGEAQMRFPSAMSAPSNVGPLLGSPVPGSPMPVGSPFPNPSFLATPAPGMMQPSVSTPFIPATPMTPGGPVIPTMSSGPEVLFSGKHNGIGVYFARILGNIWDGSLAMERPISKGSQTVNIMESTASSSDLEAVLLELQGLKEFLDKNSQFSPTSLGSAGFSSPANLQQRLLGFMRPDGASSQQVQQELQRKYHTEAQAYEKASLQAIQQLVHRSFQTLALWKLLCDHQFSLIISELPKDFQEQLKAISFKDLVIRGRELTGALVTALINVYIKDSASVDAISCHLREICPLLYSSDDSVCSKANELLQSSRQIQNKLEKERTLKESLQLYQQISHNADLPLVCSQYRQVRFYEGVVELCLTAADKKDPQRLGPHFYKNGEPEEDAVGQQAFQDRLSCYKCITDTMQELVNQSKAAPQSPSVPKQPGPPVMTSDPNMLSNEDAAAHFEQMLGLAQRSQDELFHIALYNWLIQADLTDKLLEVNSPYLEDHLMHMIKQDQSKVRNMDLLWRYYEKSRSFGKAAHVLARLADMHSTEISLKQRLEYISRAILSAKSSSCISSMGADGEFLHELEEKMEVVRIQVQIQETLSRQYSQHPSVQGAISQLDSELMDITKLYGEFADHFRLSECKLAIIHCAGHSDPILVHSLWQEILEKELSDSVVMSPADRMRALSLKLVSLGKLYAGTPRYFPLEFLVKFLEQEVCKMNWDVGFVTFTMQEIGVQLPRLLEVYDQLFKSRDPCWQRLKKPLHLVECIHVLLSGYVDDPSRVPTYDRRRFTNVCLDNICGYLVELQSLSPNAALQEIIRNFKSLQAKLEKLH, encoded by the exons ATGCCGTCGAGCCTGGGCCCCAGCAGCATGGCAGCGGCTCAGCAAGAAGCTCTAGAAAACTCTGGCAGGCTCATTGATCGACATCTGCAGGAAGACCGCTGCTTTCCAGACCTGTCAGAGCTGCTCAATGTCCCCTCACACA ATATGCCCTCTCTGTCTGGGGTATCAGACATGGATTACCCACTACAAGGACCAGGACTCATCAGTGTGCCCAACCTGCCAGAGCTGAGTGCTGTGCGTAGAGTCCCTCTGCCTCCAGAGCTTGTGGAACAGTTTAGCC ACATGCAGTGCAATTGCATGATGGGAGTTTTCCCTGAGATCAGCAGAGCATGGCTGACTATTGATAATGACCTATTCATGTGGAATTATGAGGATGG aGGAGATGTGGCATATTTTGATGGGTTGAGTGAAACTATCCTTTCAGTTGGACTAGTAAAGCCAAAGGAAG GAATTTTCCAGCCTCACATTCACTTCTTGTTAGTGTTGGCCACACCAGTGGATGTTGTGATCCTGGGTTTGAGCTTTCCTAAAGCTCACACAG GGTTAAATGATAGTATGTCTGGAGCCATGCAGCTCCTGCCCGACCCGCTCTACTCCATCCCCACGGATAACACCTACATGCTGGCGATCACCTCCACCGATCTCGGACGCATCTTTCTGGCTGGGAAGGATGGCTGCCTGTATGAGATTGCTTACCAGGCTGAAGCTGGCTGGTTCAGCCAGCGCTGCAGGAAAATCAACCACTCCAAGAGCAGCCTGTCTTTCCTTATACCATCTCTGCTGCAGTTCTCCTTTTCTGAAGATG ATCCGGTTGTTCAGATTGCTATTGACAATTCCCGCAACACTCTGTACACAAGGTCTGAGAAGGGTGTGCTGCAG GTTTACGACTTGGGTGCTGATGGGCAGGGAATGAGTCGAGTGGCAGCTATGTCTCTGAATGCAATTGTTTCGGCTGCTGGGAACATTGCCAG AACTATTGATCGTTCTGTCTTCAAACCCATCGTCCAGATAGCAGTTATTGATCGTTCCGAGTCCTCAGATTGCCAGCTCCTGGCTGTCACTCATGCTG GTGTACGTCTGTACTTCAGCACCTCTCCATTTGCTCCACCGAATGCCAGGCAAACCACAGCCCGGCCCAGCCTGCTCGCTCTGGTTCATGTTCGGCTGCCCCCTGGATTCTCAGCCTCCTCCACCCTGCAAAAGCCTTCAAAAGTTCACAAGGCACTCTACAACAAAG GAGTTTTACTGATGGCAGCATCGGAGACAGAGGACAGTGATATACTGTGGTGTATTAATCACGACTCCTTCCCGTTTAAGAAGCCCCTCATGGAAGCACAG ATGACCTCAAACATAGATGGCCACTCATGGGCGCTCTGTTCCATAGATGATGCCAAATCACCCAGAATTTTGACTCCTTTAAATAAGGACTTCATTCCTCTCACTGATTCCCCAGTGGTGGTTCAGCAGCACAATATTCCACCTCAGAAGTTTGTTCTCCTCTCTGCTcag GGAAGTCACATCTTTCACAAACTTAGACCAGTTGACCAATTGCGCCATCTGCTGGTGAGCAGCGGTGGTGGGGAGAGTGAAGAAATTGAGCGTTTCTTCAAGCTTCACAGG GAAGAGCAGGCATGTGCCACTGCTTTAATCTTGGCCTGCTCCAATGCTGCCTGTGATAGAGAAGTTTCTGTGTGGGCTACTCGAGCTTTCTTCAG GTATGGAGGAGAGGCTCAGATGCGTTTCCCCTCTGCTATGAGTGCACCAAGCAATGTTGGACCCCTCCTCGGCTCCCCTGTACCTG GCTCCCCTATGCCTGTTGGTAGTCCTTTTCCCAATCCCAGTTTTCTAGCTACACCAGCTCCAG GGATGATGCAACCCAGTGTGTCCACTCCCTTCATTCCTGCCACCCCCATGACTCCTGGAGGTCCTGTCATCCCTACCATGTCATCTGGTCCTGAAGTGCTCTTCTCTGGGAAGCACAATGGCATTGGTGTCTACTTTGCTCGCATACTTGG CAACATCTGGGATGGAAGTCTGGCAATGGAACGACCAATCAGTAAAGGAAGCCAAACTGTCAATATT ATGGAGAGTACAGCAAGTTCATCAGATCTAGAGGCTGTTCTGCTGGAGCTTCAAGGCCTGAAAGAGTTCCTTGACAAAAACTCCCAGTTCAGCCCCACATCTTTAGGTTCAGCAGG TTTCAGCTCTCCTGCCAACCTGCAGCAAAGGCTTCTTGGATTCATGCGCCCAGATGGTGCCAGCTCTCAGCAAGTCCAGCAAGAGCTTCAGAGGAAATACCACA CCGAAGCTCAGGCCTATGAGAAGGCATCTCTGCAAGCCATTCAGCAACTGGTGCACCGTTCTTTTCAAACTCTGGCTCTCTGGAAACTCCTGTGTGATCACCAGTTCAGCCTCATCATCTCAGAACTGCCCAAG GATTTTCAGGAGCAGCTGAAAGCCATCAGCTTTAAAGACCTGGTGATACGTGGCCGTGAGCTGACCGGGGCGCTTGTCACTGCTCTCATCAATGTCTACATCAAAGACAGCGCCTCTGTGGACGCCATCAGCTGCCACCTGCGGGAGATCTGCCCTCTTTTGTACAGCAGCGATGACAGTGTCTGTTCTAAG GCCAATGAGCTGTTGCAGAGCTCCAGGCAGATCCAGAACAAGTTGGAGAAGGAGCGCACACTGAAGGAATCCTTACAGCTGTACCAACAGATCAGCCACAATGCAGACCTGCCGCTTGTTTGTTCACAGTACAGACAAG ttcGTTTTTATGAGGGTGTTGTGGAGTTGTGCCTCACAGCTGCTGATAAGAAAGACCCCCAGAGATTGGGCCCACACTTTTATAAGAACGGGGAACCAGAGGAGGATGCTGTTGGACAGCAAGCCTTCCAGGACAG GTTGTCGTGTTATAAGTGCATCACAGACACCATGCAGGAGCTGGTGAACCAGAgcaaagcagctcctcagtctcCCAGTGTACCCAAACAGCCTGGGCCCCCAGTCATGACATCTGATCCCAATATGCTCAGCAATGAAGATGCTGCTGCCCAT TTTGAGCAGATGCTTGGCCTAGCTCAGAGGTCGCAGGATGAACTGTTCCATATCGCTCTTTATAATTGGCTAATACAGGCTGACCTCACTGACAAACTGCTTGAG GTGAACTCCCCATACCTTGAGGATCATTTAATGCACATGATAAAGCAGGACCAGAGTAAAGTGCGCAACATGGACCTACTCTGGCGTTACTACGAGAAGAGCCGCAGCTTTGGCAAAGCAGCTCACGTGCTGGCCAGGCTAGCTGACATGCACAG CACAGAGATTTCTCTGAAACAGAGACTTGAATACATCTCCCGGGCCATCCTCTCCGCCAAGAGCTCATCCTGCATTTCATCCATGGGAGCTGACGGAGAGTTCTTGCATGAACTGGAGGAGAAGATGGAG GTGGTGCGTATTCAGGTCCAGATCCAAGAAACACTAAGCAGACAGTACTCGCAGCATCCCTCTGTGCAGGGAGCGATATCTCAGCTCGACTCTGAGCTAATGGACATTACCAAG cTTTATGGGGAGTTTGCTGACCACTTCCGGTTGTCTGAGTGCAAACTGGCTATCATTCACTGCGCCGGCCACTCAGATCCTATCCTGGTCCATTCGCTGTGGCAGGAGATTTTGGAGAAAG AGCTGAGTGACAGTGTGGTAATGAGTCCAGCCGACCGTATGCGGGCCTTGAGTCTGAAGCTAGTGTCTCTGGGGAAGCTGTATGCAGGGACACCACGATACTTTCCACTGG AGTTCCTGGTCAAGTTTCTGGAGCAGGAGGTGTGTAAAATGAACTGGGATGTGGGCTTTGTCACCTTCACGATGCAGGAGATTGGTGTACAACTTCCACGTCTGCTGGAAGTCTATGATCAGCTCTTTAAGAGTCGG GATCCATGTTGGCAGCGTCTAAAGAAACCCCTCC
- the nup155 gene encoding nuclear pore complex protein Nup155 isoform X2, with protein MPSSLGPSSMAAAQQEALENSGRLIDRHLQEDRCFPDLSELLNVPSHNMPSLSGVSDMDYPLQGPGLISVPNLPELSAVRRVPLPPELVEQFSHMQCNCMMGVFPEISRAWLTIDNDLFMWNYEDGGDVAYFDGLSETILSVGLVKPKEGIFQPHIHFLLVLATPVDVVILGLSFPKAHTGLNDSMSGAMQLLPDPLYSIPTDNTYMLAITSTDLGRIFLAGKDGCLYEIAYQAEAGWFSQRCRKINHSKSSLSFLIPSLLQFSFSEDDPVVQIAIDNSRNTLYTRSEKGVLQVYDLGADGQGMSRVAAMSLNAIVSAAGNIARTIDRSVFKPIVQIAVIDRSESSDCQLLAVTHAGVRLYFSTSPFAPPNARQTTARPSLLALVHVRLPPGFSASSTLQKPSKVHKALYNKGVLLMAASETEDSDILWCINHDSFPFKKPLMEAQMTSNIDGHSWALCSIDDAKSPRILTPLNKDFIPLTDSPVVVQQHNIPPQKFVLLSAQGSHIFHKLRPVDQLRHLLVSSGGGESEEIERFFKLHREEQACATALILACSNAACDREVSVWATRAFFRYGGEAQMRFPSAMSAPSNVGPLLGSPVPGMMQPSVSTPFIPATPMTPGGPVIPTMSSGPEVLFSGKHNGIGVYFARILGNIWDGSLAMERPISKGSQTVNIMESTASSSDLEAVLLELQGLKEFLDKNSQFSPTSLGSAGFSSPANLQQRLLGFMRPDGASSQQVQQELQRKYHTEAQAYEKASLQAIQQLVHRSFQTLALWKLLCDHQFSLIISELPKDFQEQLKAISFKDLVIRGRELTGALVTALINVYIKDSASVDAISCHLREICPLLYSSDDSVCSKANELLQSSRQIQNKLEKERTLKESLQLYQQISHNADLPLVCSQYRQVRFYEGVVELCLTAADKKDPQRLGPHFYKNGEPEEDAVGQQAFQDRLSCYKCITDTMQELVNQSKAAPQSPSVPKQPGPPVMTSDPNMLSNEDAAAHFEQMLGLAQRSQDELFHIALYNWLIQADLTDKLLEVNSPYLEDHLMHMIKQDQSKVRNMDLLWRYYEKSRSFGKAAHVLARLADMHSTEISLKQRLEYISRAILSAKSSSCISSMGADGEFLHELEEKMEVVRIQVQIQETLSRQYSQHPSVQGAISQLDSELMDITKLYGEFADHFRLSECKLAIIHCAGHSDPILVHSLWQEILEKELSDSVVMSPADRMRALSLKLVSLGKLYAGTPRYFPLEFLVKFLEQEVCKMNWDVGFVTFTMQEIGVQLPRLLEVYDQLFKSRDPCWQRLKKPLHLVECIHVLLSGYVDDPSRVPTYDRRRFTNVCLDNICGYLVELQSLSPNAALQEIIRNFKSLQAKLEKLH; from the exons ATGCCGTCGAGCCTGGGCCCCAGCAGCATGGCAGCGGCTCAGCAAGAAGCTCTAGAAAACTCTGGCAGGCTCATTGATCGACATCTGCAGGAAGACCGCTGCTTTCCAGACCTGTCAGAGCTGCTCAATGTCCCCTCACACA ATATGCCCTCTCTGTCTGGGGTATCAGACATGGATTACCCACTACAAGGACCAGGACTCATCAGTGTGCCCAACCTGCCAGAGCTGAGTGCTGTGCGTAGAGTCCCTCTGCCTCCAGAGCTTGTGGAACAGTTTAGCC ACATGCAGTGCAATTGCATGATGGGAGTTTTCCCTGAGATCAGCAGAGCATGGCTGACTATTGATAATGACCTATTCATGTGGAATTATGAGGATGG aGGAGATGTGGCATATTTTGATGGGTTGAGTGAAACTATCCTTTCAGTTGGACTAGTAAAGCCAAAGGAAG GAATTTTCCAGCCTCACATTCACTTCTTGTTAGTGTTGGCCACACCAGTGGATGTTGTGATCCTGGGTTTGAGCTTTCCTAAAGCTCACACAG GGTTAAATGATAGTATGTCTGGAGCCATGCAGCTCCTGCCCGACCCGCTCTACTCCATCCCCACGGATAACACCTACATGCTGGCGATCACCTCCACCGATCTCGGACGCATCTTTCTGGCTGGGAAGGATGGCTGCCTGTATGAGATTGCTTACCAGGCTGAAGCTGGCTGGTTCAGCCAGCGCTGCAGGAAAATCAACCACTCCAAGAGCAGCCTGTCTTTCCTTATACCATCTCTGCTGCAGTTCTCCTTTTCTGAAGATG ATCCGGTTGTTCAGATTGCTATTGACAATTCCCGCAACACTCTGTACACAAGGTCTGAGAAGGGTGTGCTGCAG GTTTACGACTTGGGTGCTGATGGGCAGGGAATGAGTCGAGTGGCAGCTATGTCTCTGAATGCAATTGTTTCGGCTGCTGGGAACATTGCCAG AACTATTGATCGTTCTGTCTTCAAACCCATCGTCCAGATAGCAGTTATTGATCGTTCCGAGTCCTCAGATTGCCAGCTCCTGGCTGTCACTCATGCTG GTGTACGTCTGTACTTCAGCACCTCTCCATTTGCTCCACCGAATGCCAGGCAAACCACAGCCCGGCCCAGCCTGCTCGCTCTGGTTCATGTTCGGCTGCCCCCTGGATTCTCAGCCTCCTCCACCCTGCAAAAGCCTTCAAAAGTTCACAAGGCACTCTACAACAAAG GAGTTTTACTGATGGCAGCATCGGAGACAGAGGACAGTGATATACTGTGGTGTATTAATCACGACTCCTTCCCGTTTAAGAAGCCCCTCATGGAAGCACAG ATGACCTCAAACATAGATGGCCACTCATGGGCGCTCTGTTCCATAGATGATGCCAAATCACCCAGAATTTTGACTCCTTTAAATAAGGACTTCATTCCTCTCACTGATTCCCCAGTGGTGGTTCAGCAGCACAATATTCCACCTCAGAAGTTTGTTCTCCTCTCTGCTcag GGAAGTCACATCTTTCACAAACTTAGACCAGTTGACCAATTGCGCCATCTGCTGGTGAGCAGCGGTGGTGGGGAGAGTGAAGAAATTGAGCGTTTCTTCAAGCTTCACAGG GAAGAGCAGGCATGTGCCACTGCTTTAATCTTGGCCTGCTCCAATGCTGCCTGTGATAGAGAAGTTTCTGTGTGGGCTACTCGAGCTTTCTTCAG GTATGGAGGAGAGGCTCAGATGCGTTTCCCCTCTGCTATGAGTGCACCAAGCAATGTTGGACCCCTCCTCGGCTCCCCTGTACCTG GGATGATGCAACCCAGTGTGTCCACTCCCTTCATTCCTGCCACCCCCATGACTCCTGGAGGTCCTGTCATCCCTACCATGTCATCTGGTCCTGAAGTGCTCTTCTCTGGGAAGCACAATGGCATTGGTGTCTACTTTGCTCGCATACTTGG CAACATCTGGGATGGAAGTCTGGCAATGGAACGACCAATCAGTAAAGGAAGCCAAACTGTCAATATT ATGGAGAGTACAGCAAGTTCATCAGATCTAGAGGCTGTTCTGCTGGAGCTTCAAGGCCTGAAAGAGTTCCTTGACAAAAACTCCCAGTTCAGCCCCACATCTTTAGGTTCAGCAGG TTTCAGCTCTCCTGCCAACCTGCAGCAAAGGCTTCTTGGATTCATGCGCCCAGATGGTGCCAGCTCTCAGCAAGTCCAGCAAGAGCTTCAGAGGAAATACCACA CCGAAGCTCAGGCCTATGAGAAGGCATCTCTGCAAGCCATTCAGCAACTGGTGCACCGTTCTTTTCAAACTCTGGCTCTCTGGAAACTCCTGTGTGATCACCAGTTCAGCCTCATCATCTCAGAACTGCCCAAG GATTTTCAGGAGCAGCTGAAAGCCATCAGCTTTAAAGACCTGGTGATACGTGGCCGTGAGCTGACCGGGGCGCTTGTCACTGCTCTCATCAATGTCTACATCAAAGACAGCGCCTCTGTGGACGCCATCAGCTGCCACCTGCGGGAGATCTGCCCTCTTTTGTACAGCAGCGATGACAGTGTCTGTTCTAAG GCCAATGAGCTGTTGCAGAGCTCCAGGCAGATCCAGAACAAGTTGGAGAAGGAGCGCACACTGAAGGAATCCTTACAGCTGTACCAACAGATCAGCCACAATGCAGACCTGCCGCTTGTTTGTTCACAGTACAGACAAG ttcGTTTTTATGAGGGTGTTGTGGAGTTGTGCCTCACAGCTGCTGATAAGAAAGACCCCCAGAGATTGGGCCCACACTTTTATAAGAACGGGGAACCAGAGGAGGATGCTGTTGGACAGCAAGCCTTCCAGGACAG GTTGTCGTGTTATAAGTGCATCACAGACACCATGCAGGAGCTGGTGAACCAGAgcaaagcagctcctcagtctcCCAGTGTACCCAAACAGCCTGGGCCCCCAGTCATGACATCTGATCCCAATATGCTCAGCAATGAAGATGCTGCTGCCCAT TTTGAGCAGATGCTTGGCCTAGCTCAGAGGTCGCAGGATGAACTGTTCCATATCGCTCTTTATAATTGGCTAATACAGGCTGACCTCACTGACAAACTGCTTGAG GTGAACTCCCCATACCTTGAGGATCATTTAATGCACATGATAAAGCAGGACCAGAGTAAAGTGCGCAACATGGACCTACTCTGGCGTTACTACGAGAAGAGCCGCAGCTTTGGCAAAGCAGCTCACGTGCTGGCCAGGCTAGCTGACATGCACAG CACAGAGATTTCTCTGAAACAGAGACTTGAATACATCTCCCGGGCCATCCTCTCCGCCAAGAGCTCATCCTGCATTTCATCCATGGGAGCTGACGGAGAGTTCTTGCATGAACTGGAGGAGAAGATGGAG GTGGTGCGTATTCAGGTCCAGATCCAAGAAACACTAAGCAGACAGTACTCGCAGCATCCCTCTGTGCAGGGAGCGATATCTCAGCTCGACTCTGAGCTAATGGACATTACCAAG cTTTATGGGGAGTTTGCTGACCACTTCCGGTTGTCTGAGTGCAAACTGGCTATCATTCACTGCGCCGGCCACTCAGATCCTATCCTGGTCCATTCGCTGTGGCAGGAGATTTTGGAGAAAG AGCTGAGTGACAGTGTGGTAATGAGTCCAGCCGACCGTATGCGGGCCTTGAGTCTGAAGCTAGTGTCTCTGGGGAAGCTGTATGCAGGGACACCACGATACTTTCCACTGG AGTTCCTGGTCAAGTTTCTGGAGCAGGAGGTGTGTAAAATGAACTGGGATGTGGGCTTTGTCACCTTCACGATGCAGGAGATTGGTGTACAACTTCCACGTCTGCTGGAAGTCTATGATCAGCTCTTTAAGAGTCGG GATCCATGTTGGCAGCGTCTAAAGAAACCCCTCC